One window from the genome of Carassius carassius chromosome 15, fCarCar2.1, whole genome shotgun sequence encodes:
- the LOC132157815 gene encoding tyrosyl-DNA phosphodiesterase 2-like produces MLPIKMDKPPCSPSHTCSGEPPLGCNDTASGLVDTKVKNKTGKKKKQKKRQSVPSQMKTANECSQVTVEEQSSSSQLLLESPENKSAGSKHTRKTRNQSISPASSSHQDKTQNAKQTSPLFTCDQSTQTEASQLQSVQTQSTQTPPIQDTHTPSTECKSTQTIQSSFSLQQAYWGRSFTEQSADEQKTQSSHLTLLCWNIDGLDTDNVFERAKGLLSHLGKYRADVVLLQELVPGSWKILKDIMKDYQFLQGSEDGYFTGILLRKDRVQFLQSNIVKYPTTEMGRNLLIAHASFLGHPLCIMTSHLESCKASSQERLNQLRRVWKWMKEAPQDHTVIFGGDTNLRDWEVKKLGGLPDGISDVWEMLGEPEESRYTWDTSINDNKEIPNSIRLRFDRLFLRATAEGAKLQPESMTLIGLEKLKCDYFISDHWGILCTFIFGASEEQCVTD; encoded by the exons ATGTTGCCTATTAAAATGGATAAACCACCGTGTTCACCAAG TCATACTTGCTCAGGAGAGCCCCCTTTAGGCTGTAATGACACTGCATCAGGTCTTGTGGACaccaaagttaaaaataaaactgggaagaagaaaaagcagaaaaagaGACAAAGTGTCCCATCCCAAATGAAAACAGCCAATGAGTGCTCTCAGGTCACTGTTGAAGAGCAGTCATCGTCCTCACAACTCCTGCTTGAGAGCCCTGAAAACAAGTCTGCAGGATCAAAGCATACCCGAAAAACAAGAAATCAATCTATTTCTCCTGCAAGTTCATCTCATCAAGATAAAACCCAGAATGCAAAGCAAACATCACCTCTCTTTACCTGTGACCAGTCAACCCAGACAGAGGCTTCCCAACTCCAGTCTGTCCAAACACAGTCAACACAAACCCCTCCGATCCAGGATACACACACACCATCAACAGAATGCAAGTCCACCCAGACAATACAGTCTAGTTTTTCGCTGCAACAGGCATACTGGGGAAGATCTTTCACTGAACAGTCAGCTGATGAGCAGAAAACCCAGTCCAGTCATCTGACACTCTTATGCTGGAATATAGATGGTCTGGATACAGATAATGTCTTTGAGCGGGCCAAAGGTTTGCTTTCACACTTAGGAAA GTACCGTGCAGATGTTGTACTGTTGCAAGAGCTGGTTCCTGGTAGTTGGAAGATTTTAAAGGACATTATGAAAGATTATCAGTTTTTGCAAG GCAGTGAAGATGGCTATTTCACTGGCATTTTGCTCAGAAAGGACAGAGTGCAGTTCCTCCAGAGCAATATTGTGAAGTACCCCACCACAGAGATGGGTAGAAACCTGCTAATAGCACAT GCAAGCTTTTTAGGCCATCCACTATGCATTATGACATCTCATCTGGAGAGCTGTAAGGCAAGCTCTCAAGAACGCTTGAATCAGCTGCGTAGAGTCTGGAAATGGATGAAAGAGGCTCCACAGGACCACACAGTTATATTTGGAGGAGATACCAACCTTAGAGATTGGGAG GTAAAGAAGCTCGGGGGGCTGCCGGATGGTATCTCTGATGTGTGGGAGATGCTGGGTGAGCCGGAGGAAAGCAGATACACCTGGGACACATCCATCAATGATAACAAAGAAATCCCTAATTCTATACGCCTGAGATTTGACAGACTCTTTCTCAGAGCAACCGCAGAGGGTGCCAAACTACAGCCAGAAAGCATGACCCTAATCGGTCTAGAGAAGCTGAAGTGTGACTATTTCATCAGCGATCACTGGGGCATCCTTTGTACTTTCATATTTGGAGCATCA